A region of Paractinoplanes abujensis DNA encodes the following proteins:
- a CDS encoding extracellular solute-binding protein: MNTNLSRRGFLGLGAAVGGGMLLSACGGGSASGGDGGSLKFWDMPWGQANYTAAAKKLTESYSPAGSLPKATYQGIQWANFSQTFSSAIASKTGPAVSTGGGFQAFQFADQGAIAYADNVISQFQKDGTLDDFLPGQLDAMKTAKGYAAVPWQLDFRVWWYRKSLLDAAGLKVPTTWDELLDACRTLAGRGLFGFGTGAGAGNNLGSQGLHLMMLNNGGGLFDADGKVDVVTEANLEAMRFVQELVKVKAVDPASISYTTDNLIAQWRNKKVAMGVHTAGLDTDTGETDGDLQVMSPLAGPGGAKAGLVFQNNIMMYANTPSQEGSEAFLSYYIRSMKTLWQQNVVAGLPVLKSIVALPEFQAQKQKAKIIAEWVPVAKTFAAQSPTLFGGLAAVDSSQPITQFAQTVLAGQDPKPALETLQKALEAIVK; encoded by the coding sequence ATGAACACGAATCTTTCCCGCCGTGGCTTTCTCGGGCTGGGCGCCGCCGTCGGCGGTGGAATGCTGCTGTCCGCCTGCGGCGGCGGATCCGCGTCCGGCGGGGACGGCGGCAGCCTGAAGTTCTGGGACATGCCGTGGGGTCAGGCCAACTACACGGCGGCGGCGAAGAAACTCACCGAGTCCTACTCGCCCGCGGGCAGCCTCCCGAAGGCGACGTACCAGGGCATCCAGTGGGCCAACTTCAGCCAGACCTTCTCGTCGGCGATCGCCTCCAAGACCGGGCCGGCAGTCAGCACCGGCGGCGGCTTCCAGGCTTTCCAGTTCGCCGACCAGGGCGCGATCGCGTACGCCGACAACGTCATCAGCCAGTTCCAGAAGGACGGCACCCTCGACGACTTCCTGCCCGGCCAGCTCGACGCGATGAAGACCGCCAAGGGGTACGCGGCGGTGCCGTGGCAGCTCGACTTCCGGGTCTGGTGGTACCGCAAGTCGCTGCTCGACGCGGCCGGCCTCAAGGTGCCGACCACCTGGGACGAGCTGCTGGACGCCTGCCGCACGCTGGCCGGCCGGGGCCTGTTCGGCTTCGGCACCGGCGCCGGGGCCGGCAACAACCTGGGCAGCCAGGGCCTGCACCTGATGATGCTGAACAACGGCGGTGGCCTGTTCGACGCCGACGGCAAGGTCGACGTGGTCACCGAGGCCAACCTCGAGGCGATGCGTTTCGTGCAGGAACTCGTCAAGGTCAAGGCGGTCGACCCGGCGTCGATCAGCTACACCACCGACAACCTCATCGCGCAGTGGCGGAACAAGAAGGTCGCGATGGGTGTGCACACCGCCGGTCTGGACACCGACACGGGGGAGACCGACGGCGACCTGCAGGTGATGAGCCCGCTGGCCGGTCCCGGCGGCGCCAAGGCCGGCCTGGTCTTCCAGAACAACATCATGATGTACGCCAACACGCCCTCGCAGGAGGGCTCCGAGGCGTTCCTGTCGTACTACATCCGCTCCATGAAGACGCTGTGGCAGCAGAACGTGGTGGCCGGGCTGCCGGTGCTCAAGTCGATCGTGGCCCTGCCCGAGTTCCAGGCGCAGAAGCAGAAGGCGAAGATCATCGCGGAGTGGGTGCCGGTCGCCAAGACCTTCGCCGCGCAGTCGCCGACCCTCTTCGGAGGGCTGGCCGCGGTGGACTCCAGCCAGCCGATCACCCAGTTCGCGCAGACCGTGCTGGCCGGCCAGGACCCGAAGCCGGCGCTGGAGACGCTGCAGAAGGCGCTCGAGGCGATCGTC